In Synechococcus sp. CB0101, a genomic segment contains:
- a CDS encoding 6-carboxytetrahydropterin synthase, which translates to MITRRACFSASHRYWLPELSAADNEARFGACSLAPGHGHNYELIVAMGGPLDADGMVLNLSDVKHAIREQVTAQLDFRFLNEAWPEFDLQQPSGMLPTTEALTLAIWRRLQPHLPLMGLRLYETDKLWADVLGDSMEAFLTIKTHFAAAHRLARPELSPEENDAIYGKCARPHGHGHNYMLEVTVRGSIDPRTGMVCDLAALQRLVDELVVEPFDHTFLNKDVAHFASTVPTAENIALHIADLLSAPIAGLGASLHKVRLQESPNNAAEVFAEVPALGMQPQALEALASA; encoded by the coding sequence GTGATCACGCGCCGCGCCTGTTTCAGTGCCAGCCACCGCTATTGGCTGCCCGAGCTCAGCGCCGCTGACAACGAGGCTCGCTTTGGTGCCTGCAGCCTGGCTCCCGGCCATGGCCACAACTACGAGTTGATCGTGGCGATGGGTGGCCCGCTCGATGCGGACGGCATGGTGCTCAACCTCTCGGATGTGAAGCACGCCATCCGCGAGCAGGTGACGGCCCAGCTCGACTTCCGCTTCCTCAACGAGGCCTGGCCGGAATTCGACCTGCAGCAGCCCAGCGGGATGCTGCCAACCACCGAAGCCCTCACTCTGGCGATCTGGCGTCGCCTTCAGCCCCACCTGCCCCTGATGGGGCTGCGCCTTTACGAAACCGACAAGCTCTGGGCCGATGTGCTCGGCGATTCCATGGAAGCGTTCCTCACCATCAAGACCCATTTCGCGGCGGCCCATCGCCTGGCGCGGCCCGAGCTGAGCCCCGAAGAGAACGACGCCATTTACGGCAAGTGCGCCCGGCCCCATGGTCATGGTCACAACTACATGCTGGAGGTGACCGTTCGCGGCTCCATCGATCCACGCACCGGCATGGTCTGCGACCTCGCCGCCCTGCAGCGCCTGGTCGATGAGCTGGTGGTGGAGCCCTTCGACCACACCTTCCTCAACAAGGACGTGGCCCACTTCGCCAGCACCGTGCCGACGGCGGAGAACATCGCCCTGCACATCGCCGATCTGCTCAGCGCTCCGATCGCCGGGCTCGGCGCCAGCCTCCACAAGGTGCGCCTGCAGGAAAGCCCCAACAACGCCGCTGAGGTGTTCGCCGAGGTGCCGGCCCTCGGCATGCAACCCCAGGCCCTTGAGGCCCTTGCCTCGGCCTGA
- a CDS encoding dihydrofolate reductase family protein: MPRPELRLVLAVSLDGRLAPPAGGAAQIGGRGDRAVLEEALAWADACLIGGRTLRLHGCTCLIHSPPLLEQRRQQRRSEQPAAVVVSRDGCFDPQLRFFAQPLERWLLTPASMAAPAGFHAAVQLSSWPEALAALADQGLERLVLLGGADLAGTLLQEQLVDELQLTLCPLLLGGPHSWLPAGVSLAPERWQLQEQRLLEGEELLLRYRRLRD, translated from the coding sequence TTGCCTCGGCCTGAACTGCGTCTGGTCCTGGCGGTCAGCCTGGATGGCCGCCTCGCACCTCCCGCCGGCGGTGCCGCCCAGATCGGCGGCCGCGGCGATCGAGCTGTATTGGAGGAAGCTCTGGCCTGGGCTGATGCCTGTCTGATCGGTGGCCGCACCCTGCGCCTGCATGGCTGCACCTGTTTGATTCACTCCCCGCCGCTGCTGGAGCAGCGCCGCCAGCAGCGGCGTTCAGAGCAGCCTGCGGCGGTCGTGGTCAGTCGCGACGGCTGCTTTGATCCGCAGCTGCGTTTCTTTGCCCAGCCGCTGGAGCGCTGGCTGCTGACGCCGGCATCCATGGCCGCCCCCGCTGGCTTTCACGCTGCCGTGCAGCTGTCGAGCTGGCCTGAAGCCCTCGCGGCCCTGGCGGATCAGGGGCTGGAGCGCCTTGTGCTCCTGGGCGGCGCTGATCTGGCGGGCACCCTGCTCCAGGAGCAATTGGTGGATGAGCTGCAGCTCACCCTGTGCCCGCTGCTGCTGGGCGGTCCCCACAGCTGGTTGCCGGCGGGGGTGTCTCTCGCGCCGGAGCGCTGGCAGCTGCAGGAGCAGCGCCTGCTGGAGGGTGAGGAACTGCTGCTGCGCTATCGACGCCTTAGGGATTGA